One window from the genome of Enterobacteriaceae bacterium Kacie_13 encodes:
- the csy3 gene encoding type I-F CRISPR-associated protein Csy3, protein MANTPVKTASVLAFERKLSNSDAQMFAGNWNERDISALFQPLEIKEKAVRGTISNRMKNAMSTDPAKLDAEIQKPNLQRVDVAALPFFADTLKLQFTLRVLGNLSSPSACNDQDYQAALAAVIDGYRAEHGFGTLAARYAGNLANGRFLWRNRVGAENICVKVTHDKHCWVFDASAFSLRSFGAMQGDIAQLAAAIEQGLAGTGSALFTVEAFVQLGAGQEVFPSQELVLDNSRDSKKSKILYQVDGVAALHSQKIGNALRTIDDWYPQASELELGPIAVEPYGSVTSKGKACRQPKQKMDFYTLLDNWVTKDKKPDVEQQHYVMAILIRGGVFGEKGE, encoded by the coding sequence ATGGCTAACACTCCCGTAAAAACCGCCTCCGTTCTGGCTTTTGAACGCAAGTTGTCGAACTCCGATGCACAAATGTTTGCAGGTAACTGGAATGAGCGTGATATCAGCGCTCTCTTCCAGCCGCTGGAAATTAAAGAAAAAGCCGTACGCGGTACTATTTCCAATCGCATGAAGAATGCCATGTCCACCGACCCGGCGAAGCTCGATGCTGAAATCCAAAAGCCAAATTTGCAACGCGTAGACGTTGCCGCACTGCCGTTTTTCGCCGATACGCTGAAACTGCAGTTCACCCTGCGCGTGCTGGGGAATCTCTCCTCACCGTCGGCGTGTAACGATCAGGATTACCAGGCCGCACTGGCGGCGGTCATTGACGGTTATCGCGCAGAACACGGTTTTGGCACGCTGGCGGCGCGTTATGCCGGGAATCTGGCGAACGGGCGTTTCCTGTGGCGTAACCGCGTCGGGGCTGAAAACATCTGCGTAAAAGTGACGCATGATAAACATTGCTGGGTGTTCGATGCCTCGGCGTTCAGCCTGCGCAGTTTCGGTGCCATGCAGGGCGATATTGCGCAACTGGCAGCAGCGATTGAGCAGGGTTTAGCGGGAACCGGTTCGGCGTTGTTCACCGTCGAAGCCTTCGTTCAGCTGGGCGCAGGGCAGGAAGTTTTTCCTTCACAGGAGCTGGTGCTGGACAACAGCCGCGACAGCAAGAAAAGCAAGATTCTGTATCAGGTCGATGGCGTTGCTGCGCTGCATTCACAGAAAATCGGCAATGCCCTGCGCACTATTGACGACTGGTATCCGCAAGCCAGCGAACTGGAACTGGGCCCGATTGCCGTCGAGCCTTATGGTTCTGTGACCAGCAAAGGGAAGGCCTGCCGTCAGCCAAAACAGAAAATGGATTTCTATACCCTGCTGGATAATTGGGTGACGAAAGACAAAAAACCTGACGTTGAACAGCAGCACTACGTGATGGCGATTCTGATCCGTGGCGGCGTGTTTGGTGAGAAAGGCGAATAG
- the csy2 gene encoding type I-F CRISPR-associated protein Csy2, which yields MSTLIVLPHLQVENANAISGLTYGFPAITHFLGFTHALSRKVQKSHGLTFTGCGVVCHQHHIQAHQANERGDHYFAQTRNPLTKEAKTAPFNEEGRMHMTVTLFIECQGSIPHGDAGANELAQVLQSLCVTQRLAGGTVILMKPVRVMALPESLSERENFTRSEMYRALPGFALVDRSELLTQRFAERQAQDPQAEMLDAWLDFAAITYRAERLEDGAADWQYQPKPAKGYLVPLMVGYTAISPLYAPGDVAKTRDPTQPFRFAEAAYGVGEWRSPHRVTDIHQLFWRYPHSSENYICSHAKPLREADLTDQEHADF from the coding sequence ATGAGCACGTTGATTGTTTTGCCTCACCTGCAGGTCGAGAACGCGAATGCGATCTCCGGTCTGACCTACGGATTTCCGGCGATCACCCATTTTCTTGGTTTTACCCATGCGCTGTCGCGCAAAGTGCAGAAAAGCCACGGCCTGACCTTTACCGGCTGCGGCGTGGTGTGCCATCAGCATCATATTCAGGCGCATCAGGCGAATGAGCGTGGCGATCATTATTTCGCACAGACTCGTAATCCGCTGACGAAAGAGGCCAAAACCGCGCCCTTCAATGAAGAAGGGCGGATGCATATGACGGTCACGTTGTTTATCGAATGTCAGGGCAGCATTCCCCACGGTGACGCTGGGGCGAACGAGCTGGCGCAAGTTCTGCAATCGCTGTGCGTCACACAGCGGCTGGCGGGCGGTACGGTGATTTTGATGAAACCGGTGCGGGTGATGGCGCTGCCCGAAAGCCTTTCTGAGCGGGAAAATTTCACACGCAGCGAAATGTACCGCGCGCTGCCGGGTTTCGCGCTGGTGGATCGCTCCGAACTGCTGACGCAGCGTTTTGCCGAGCGGCAGGCGCAGGATCCGCAAGCCGAGATGCTCGACGCCTGGCTGGATTTCGCCGCGATCACCTACCGGGCAGAACGGCTGGAAGACGGTGCGGCTGACTGGCAATACCAGCCGAAACCGGCGAAGGGATATCTGGTGCCGCTGATGGTCGGCTATACGGCGATTTCCCCGCTATATGCGCCCGGCGACGTGGCGAAAACCCGCGACCCGACGCAGCCTTTTCGTTTTGCTGAGGCGGCTTATGGCGTTGGTGAATGGCGAAGCCCGCACCGCGTGACGGATATTCATCAGCTGTTCTGGCGCTATCCGCATAGTAGTGAAAATTACATTTGCAGCCACGCCAAACCTTTGCGTGAAGCCGATTTGACTGACCAAGAACACGCAGACTTTTAA